In Oryza sativa Japonica Group chromosome 2, ASM3414082v1, the following are encoded in one genomic region:
- the LOC4329421 gene encoding uncharacterized protein has translation MESQRGQSPDRGSDASGPKQSSVSSHGRQRNSSSSICKDFLRKFVDNELLTSSLEDWFSGHSEDCGFKKPAFDVPFDLSELQNFDYAIEGVTFQQLVRMPNALHASTSDIFEATAHLALEDFLHASIKGLWETFWGPDESMPFSVACIHSTSSKFYPAEKAISSGRLDGVCATAVLLKSLKHSQGRWDHIVVLALLRPDIGMFSGQNDQQPSPAVLGEALFFALRVLLSRSLSRSSTVLQNSDCVYVLLVDSQFGGVVNVQGDLNKLDFDLNNVYDSAAEWIKKHAQITVSSIDRVWNKLGNANWGDIGTLQVLLAIFHSMIQFCGAPKYSLDELATEHSSRLQSRRSERHLVGRQANTNGLFRFQQQSHSPEIVEVQEEGAVNVKPKEILKLEVGSVVLMEDADWQKGFQINDILTDSEPPIYSATPVEEPTKTHLLYVGSSPSHLEPAWEDMNSWYQVQRQTKVLTLMKQRGISSRYVPQMVASGRVVHPGPCNKPNSSGSCGHPWCSTPILVTSPVGETISNLIRNGLFGVEDALRCCHDCLSALAAASSAGIRHGDIRPENVIRVSNGSRHPYFVLIGWGHAILEDRDRPLMNLFFSSTFALQEGKLCAASDAESLIYLLFFCCGGVCPELDSVEGALQWRETSWSRRVIQQKLGDVSAVLKAFADYVDSICGTPYPMDYEIWLRRLRRTINEDHGKEIDTSS, from the exons ATGGAGTCGCAGCGAG GGCAATCTCCTGATCGTGGATCAGACGCATCAGGACCAAAACAGTCTAGTGTTTCATCACATGGTAGACAAAGGAATTCATCATCTTCTATCTGTAAAGATTTTCTCCGGAAGTTTGTGGACAATGAACTATTGACATCAAGCCTAGAGGACTGGTTCTCTGGGCACAGTGAAGACTGTGGTTTCAAGAAGCCAGCATTTGATGTTCCTTTTGACCTAAGTGAACTACAAAATTTTGACTATGCTATAGAAGGTGTTACTTTCCAACAGCTAGTACGGATGCCAAATGCTCTTCATGCCTCAACATCAGATATTTTTGAAGCTACTGCACATCTTGCTTTGGAAGATTTTCTTCATGCAAGTATTAAGGGTTTGTGGGAAACTTTCTGGGGCCCTGATGAATCGATGCCTTTCTCTGTTGCCTGTATACACAGCACAAGCTCCAAATTTTATCCTGCTGAGAAGGCTATTAGCAGTGGGAGACTTGATGGCGTTTGTGCAACGGCTGTATTGCTGAAGAGTTTAAAGCATTCACAAGGAAGGTGGGATCATATTGTTGTACTGGCTTTGTTGAGACCTGATATTGGAATGTTTTCGGGGCAGAATGACCAACAGCCATCTCCGGCTGTTTTGGGGGAGGCACTATTCTTTGCCTTGCGTGTTCTACTTTCTCGAAGCCTTAGTAGGTCTTCCACAGTTCTTCAAAATTCAGATTGTGTTTACGTCCTTCTTGTTGATTCACAGTTTGGAGGAGTGGTAAATGTCCAAGGTGATCTGAACAAGCTTGATTTTGATTTGAACAATGTTTATGACTCTGCTGCAGAGTGGATAAAAAAGCATGCACAAATCACAGTTTCTTCCATAGACCGCGTATGGAACAAACTTGGCAATGCTAACTGGGGCGACATTGGGACTCTTCAAGTTCTCCTTGCAATTTTCCATTCAATGATCCAGTTCTGTGGTGCACCAAAGTATTCTCTTGATGAACTAGCTACAGAGCATAGTTCCCGATTACAGAGCCGAAGATCAGAAAGACATTTGGTTGGCAGGCAAGCTAATACAAATGGTTTGTTTCGATTCCAGCAGCAAAGTCATTCTCCTGAAATTGTTGAAGTACAAGAGGAGGGAGCTGTTAATGTAAAACCAAaggaaattttgaagcttgagGTAGGATCTGTTGTATTGATGGAGGATGCTGATTGGCAGAAGGGTTTTCAAATCAATGATATTCTTACAGACAGCGAACCTCCTATCTATAGTGCTACTCCTGTAGAAGAACCTACCAAAACCCATCTGTTGTATGTAGGCTCCAGCCCTTCTCATTTGGAGCCAGCATGGGAAGATATGAATTCTTGGTATCAAGTTCAAAGGCAGACCAAAGTACTTACTTTGATGAAGCAAAGAGGCATTTCAAGTAGATATGTCCCACAGATGGTTGCTTCTGGACGTGTCGTCCATCCAGGCCCTTGTAACAAGCCTAACTCTAGTGGGAGTTGTGGCCATCCATGGTGCAGTACTCCAATACTTGTCACCTCGCCAGTTGGTGAAACTATTTCAAATCTGATTCGTAATGggctgtttggtgttgaggacGCTCTGAGATGTTGTCATGACTGTTTGTCTGCGCTTGCTGCTGCATCATCTGCAGGAATCCGTCATGGTGATATCCGGCCAGAGAATGTGATCCGTGTGAGCAATGGTTCAAGGCATCCATATTTTGTACTTATTGGATGGGGCCATGCTATCTTAGAAGACAGGGATCGGCCTCTAATGAATTTATTCTTCTCATCTACATTTGCTCTACAGGAAGGCAAGTTATGTGCAGCATCTGATGCAGAAAGCTTAATTTATCTGTTATTCTTTTGTTGTGGTGGAGTTTGCCCAGAGCTTGACTCAGTTGAAGGTGCACTTCAATGGAGGGAGACATCCTGGTCAAGGAGAGTTATACAGCAGAAGTTGGGTGATGTCTCAGCAGTGCTGAAAGCTTTTGCAGACTATGTTGACAGCATTTGTGGAACCC